ATTTCTGCTAATATATCTTAACAAAGTAAAAGTTATATAAATCAAAATAACCTCTGGGGTGCACAGAAATCTTAACTGTAGTGTCAGCCCTTGATGTTCTGGCATTTTTTGAAGCTTCTTCAGCACTTCTACCTTAGGACTAGTGAGAAAatataagatggttttagaaaaacaaatttatcaGTGAAATGAAGTATTAATATAATGCAGCACAGAAAAATTGCATGTGTCCAAAGATATCAAATAGCAATACTAACCCTGTTCCCAGACCATATAGCCTTTCTGGTGGTATAGTTATTCCTGCAAGTTCTTTAAGTAAAGCATCGGCAAAGCGGCCCTGAAACCATAGAAAGGATAGGAAATTGTGTAGAAAATGCAAATGCATAAGAGCATGTCAATAGGATTAGGATTATTGTCTTCATGGTAGGAGCAGAGAGAGAAGCCAGACCTGTTTTGTGGTGACAATGTACACTCTTGAACTTGCAAATCTTAATGCATCAGTAACACCAGGATATAATCTAGAGGTAAATCATAGTTAGAAGTTGCATAATAGGATAGCAGCATGTAGAGCTCAAGAATCAAGATACTTGTGTAAGAACAAAATCTTATTTTAATGTAAGCAGTGGAAACTGAAAACATAGTTGCAGGGAgatttcttaaattttattttactgcTTAGGTTTCTCATAATTCATCTGATGTAAgtataaaaaagaattaatattGTCGACCGCAAATTGCagaaaatagcagtttgttcaaaCACGCTACCCTACAGTGTTTTATCCtttatttgacaatattttgtactaaatagagTATCGTTGAGGAACAACAGTTTGTTTAAATTTCACTGCACTATAGCGCTATAGCACCGCAATATTtgttatttgacaacactgaaaAGAATGATCACATTTCATAACACTACCTGTTGGCTTGAATCCAACCAGTGAAATCCTTCTCCAACCAATCATCTCTGACCTTTCCAAACAGTTCTATCAGATCATCCCTATTCTCTTTCCACTCTTCCATGACAATAGGCTTCAATTGGAACCAGTTCTCCAATATGCCCTCAACTGTGAGCCCCTCTGCCACCTTTCAGAAGAACTATGACATCAGTCAAATTGGCATCATCATAGATCACAAAGTTCCTTAGAATCTGATGATAATGTTATGACTTCCACTTGTTAATTCATGATAAAAATCAATGGCAAAGACttgcaccaaaaataaataaagccATGGTCTCTATAGTTTTAAACTCACCGAAGATTTTCTGATGGAAGGAACTCTTGTCTCAAGCAACAATCTCACGAGTAAAAGTGTTTCATATCCAGTTTCCACCACTGGTCTCACCTGACATGGAAAATCTATAACTTCATCTTCAAACTAGTCTTTGATACTTTATTTGAACATCTATCTATAAAtttaactaaatacatcatTTGAAAAGTTAAGCATATGGGATTCGGCCCCTTttgtatacaaaaaaaaaaaagttaagcaTAAATATATAAGTCAGCCACAAAGTTAGTAGAATAACCAATAagtaataacaaaataaaataaaacaaaactagccacaattaaattatttactGCAATCATTTGTTCAACAATCCAATCTTCTGTGGCGGAATCCACACTGTCAAACAAGGCTGGCCATCTCAACTTAGCAGCCTACAAATCATCAAAGAACATATGAAAATTGCTGGTGACAATCAGAAACTTTATACTATTTTCAGTTGTTTTCATcgatttttatttgtaacaaaatGGTAGAAAATACAAGGTGAGAGAGCAAAATAACCTTGAGAGCAGAGATAGCTGTCTCTCCACAGGTATCACAGAGAACTCCATCAAAATCCAATGCATAGAGATGCCCCATTTGCTTCTCTTCCTTTCAATGTTGCCAAAACTAATCCAAAGATGATATATAAAGACTGCATGGTATACAGTTATTTTGCATGGTATACAATTATCCGCCATCCAAACAAGATTGAAATCATTGGTGCTAATATCAATGAAATCATGACACGTGTCAGTATAGcaatttttcctcttttttttttgtattttttatttatcaatcaataaACGTGACTCCTTaagttttctttctttccttcttttatAAATGTGAGATCTTAAACCTCCTCTATAAGCTTTAGTTTGGATTTATTTGTATGAtgctattatatattatatatcaacTATGTGCGTGTGCACGCGCGTACGACAAAATACATTAACAACAGatgttaaaattgaaataatcaatattaaattacttatttaaaaacacaaatttaCTAATCCAATCTTTAAAATGTTATTGTATGTTTGTGTGAGCGTGTGTCTGAGTCAAAATCCTATAACAAAATTGAATGCTTTGAAAACCAATCAACTTCACATATGGTGTTGCTTTGTAAATAATAGTGATGGTGGTTTTCAAATGGTGAGTGGCGAAAATATGACAAAGAATTTGCAAAATGCATCCATGGATCCATACTTGATTATGTAAATGAGCTTCTTTGAATTTATCATGATGTAAACACTtgacatataatttttttgatacaGGTACAAATAagatattttcaatttattttaataagtttttatgaACAAGTGTTTATTGATTTAATGGCTAATTTAGTTGTTTGTCCAAATCATAGATTTGAGTTCCTTGctatattcttattttcttaATCTTAAAGGCTTAATTACACATTTAATCATtatgtttcaagttggtcctctatgttttaaaagtttcaatttgatcccttatgTTACTGATGTCAACTCAAGTttgttctttttattaaattgagTTAATTTCATCTAAATttctgttaaattttgagttaatttcctTCAAAACTTTCACGTGACACACTCTTAAGTTGTCCATGTATGCAAATTTGTTAGCTACATGAAAGATTTAAACCAAAATTTGACGAAAATAACTAacttgatactttttaaacttaAGGACTAAATTAAAACCTAATATAAACATAAAGGATCAAAAATGTAATTAAGCCTAATCTTGATAAACATTTAGTAGAACCAAGTTTCCATTGTATTGCTTGTGTGCGGAATGAAATGAGTGCCAGGGATTTGAATCTACCGTTAACTGTGGGAGCATCTACAATGAATGTGTTTGAGTTAAGACAAGAAACGCATGATAAAGATATGCAGTGCAATACATTTCTATTCAGCCATGATGATGTCAACTTACaattagggttgggaacaggctagaccttgacaggcctgagcttggcttacaattttttttcaggcctgagcctggcctgtggcctatcaaatgttttttttttttgcctggcctgagccttttaaaagtctggcctggccttgtagcctgtttaaaagtctgtgctacattaaagcttctctatatagttttttaaatagactaaacaggccttaaaaagttcacatttaaatttttataatttctacaacattaagaaaaagctaataatatgattaacacaataattaaaaactaataaaataacaaatacgattacgaaaagtcgcaataattaaaagctaataatatttatataaataatatttttttataagatataaataataatattatataaataataattattataaacaggccggcctatcaggcttcgtaggcctttttagaagcctaagtctgacctatttatgtaaacaggccgttttcaaagcctaaacctgacatttttaataaccaggccaggcttatacaggccaggccgaaggcccctgtaggccgcctgacctattcccaaccctacttACAATACATGATTTTACCTAATAATTACATTTGATATGGCAATGATGATAAATAATATTCAAATATTCTAATTAATTAGCTAGTTAATACTCCTACACATCAGTTATTCTCATCTTTCAGTAAATTTTATTCTTCTATAAATTTGCATGTTGCAGCATATCAGAAGACAGAACAAGTCAAATTAAGTTTATATCCTATTAAAGGATATAAACTTAATAACTAGTGATGCAACATGCAAATTTATAGAAGAATAAAATTTACTGAAAGATGAGAATAACTGATGTGTATGAGTATTAACTAGCTAACTAATTAGAATATTTGAATATCATTTACCATCATTGCCATATCAAATGTAATTATTAGGCAAAATCATGTATTGTACGTTGACATCATAGCTGAATAAAAACGTATTGCACTGCATATCTTTATGAATGTGTTTGAGTTAAGACAAGAAACTCATGATAAAGATATGCAGCGCAATACATTTCTATTCAGCCATGATGATGTCAACTTACAATACATGATTTTGACTAATAATTACATTTGATATGGCAATGatgataaataatattaaaatattataattaattagcTAGTTAATACTCCTACACATCAGTTATTCTCATCTTTCAGTAAATTTTATTCTTCTATAAATTTGCATGTTGCAGCATATCGGAAGACGCAACAAGTCAAATTAAGTTTATATCCTATTAAAGGATATAAACTTAATAACTAGTGATGCAATGTGCAAATTTATAGAAGAATAAAATTTACTGAAAGATGAGAGTAACTGATATGTATGAGTATTAACTAGCTAATTAATTAGAATATTTGAATATCATTTACCATCATTGCCATATCAAATGTAATTATTAGGCAAAATCATGTATTGTACGTTGACATCATAGCTGAATAGAAACGTATTGCACTGCATATCTTTATGAATGTGTTTGAATTAAGACAAGAAACTCATGATAAAGATATGCAGTGCAATACATTTCTATTCAGCCATGATGATGTCAACTTACAATACATGATTTTGCCTAATAATTACATTTGATATGGCAATGATGATAAATAATATTCAAATATTCTAATTAATTAGCTAGTTAATACTCCTACACATCAGTTATTCTCATCTTTCAGTAAATTTTATTCTTCTATAAATTTGCATGTTGCAGCATATCAGAAGACACAACAAGTCAAATTAAGTTTATATCCTATTAAAGGATATAAACTTAATAACTAGTGATGCAACATGCAAATTTATAGAAGAATAAAATTTACTGAAAGATGAGAATAACTGATGTGTATGAGTATTAACTAGCTAATTAATTAGAATATTTGAATATCATTTACCATCATTGCCATATCAAATGTAATTATTAGGCAAAATCATGTATTGTACGTTGACATCATAGCTTTGAGTTAAGACAAGAAACTCATGATAGAGATTTAGGGAGGGGGTTCCCCTTGAGAACGTGTATTGTTTATAAAGCAGAAATAGTGTGCTCACTAGAaacttttttattgtttataaaggAATTGGAAGAAAATATGTATTGTTCAATGATTGAAttgaaaatcaattaaaacCCCTATCTCAACTTCTTGCTGAAGTCAGAGAGCTCTAGAACGCGAATTCTGGAGATAGCCGCAGCTTCCTCTTTCTCTTGTGCAGTGTTGTAACCCCAATTCCCTGATACAGTCATCATTATCAAGTAAGCACAACATCATAAAAAGAAAAGTGATAACACATAATATGGGAACAGAATAAAAAATGAGGGAGGATGCAgaaattactaataaaaatgagaaactaCCTAGATACAAATTCCATTTGTCTAACTCAGGCTCTTTGATCACATTTTTTAACGTAGCTAGCCGATCCTCAACAAAGCTGTTTAAAATCAACtggaattaattttttgaagatGTCTTTGCAGATTCACATAAATAGTCATAAATAACCAAAATGACATTGATTACTGTTAATAGCTCAGTATCTTACTGCAGTGTCAGTCCTTGGTGCTCTGGTCTCTTTTGAAGCTGCTTTAGAATTTCTACCTTAGGACTGTAGGTCAAATTAAAACTAATTTCTTATCAAAAGAAAGCAATAAAACTGAAAAGCCACAATAAAAgtgaaatataaatatttcaatGCATAATTACGGTGAAATTTATCAAATACTAACCCAGTTCCCAGACCGTATATCCTTTCAGGTGGTATGGTTACTCCAGCGAGCTCTCGAAGTAAAGCATCAGCAAAGCGGCTCTGAAATAATGAACCAATTACTTCGtcccttcttttgtttttctttcttaatactGAAAGCAAAACTCTATTGTGAGAGGATTATTGTCCCCTTGCTATGGTAAAGAGCAAAGTTTACCTGTTTTGTGGTGACAATGTACACCCTTGAGCTTGCAAATTTTAATGCATCAGAAACACCAGGATATATTCTATAGGAAAAGCATCATCAATTAATAATGGGAAATCTCACTCATGAAATGTTCAAAGAACTTGAAATATTACTgtataataaaatgatttataaGATGCAGATATTCAGAAAACAGGAGTAGGGGTGAGCAAAATATCCAGTTGGAAGCCACAGACAACAACCAAACCCAAAACCTGGTTTTTGTTAATCCGGTTATGGGGGGGAAAAAACTGTTTCTGTTATCAAATCCATCCATTTAATTGGTTATTATTTGGATATTAATAAGTCCAAACCATGAACACCTCTAAATAGATGTAAGCAAGATCTGAATATGCTTAATGTAACAAACTAATGACAATATCTAGTCCGAAGCATAAATTGATTCCTTCTACAAACTCTATCTGCAAAGGTTGCTTCTTTGAACAGAAAggaaaataattgttttacCAAAATCCAGAAGACTCGCACACATGTTCTACTTCCCCAAACCAAAGGATCTCCCACTCTCAGGCTAGGCAAATGATTGAATTAAGATAATATCTTGCACTGGAAATTTTCATAAACTGAATATTCATGGATTCATGTTTAAAGATATCTCCACATAATGCGTTTGGTTTCTCGCAATGCACCTGGTATAAGATAtaacaaatactccctccgtttcaaaatgACTGACACTTTACCAAAACaatattgttttaaaatgaaagtcatttttaaaatgaaagtCATTTTCAGTTTCAATGCAATATTAACTCTTTTTTCCAATTATACCCTCTAATTATTACTACATACACTACTCTCAAAGCATTACTTTCACTCTGCATTTATGATAGCGAAAAACTAACCAATTGTTAATAAGGATAATTTGGTAAGATGACTattctctttcttttatttattacatttcttaatatgtgtgtaAAAACCTTATATGACGTTCATTTTGAAACGGAGGCGAGGTAGTATAAAAAACTAATCCCCAGTCAAGAGATCTTATGAAGCACTGAGACATAGACGGCAGGTCAACACcagtaataatttgaaaaaagtaaagtaattgaatgtaatcacatgcGTCGATAACACTGACATGTGCTAGACATAGGATAGGACACACTTTCTAAATAAAAAGTATCGGTGTTACATAGCAATGAGTGAATGGATTACCTGTTTGCACCAATCCAAGCAGCAAAATCCTGCTCCAACCATTCATCTCTGACCTTTCCAAACAGATCTATCAAAGCATCCCTATTCTCGCCCCATTCCTCAATAATAATAGGCTTCAACTTGGACCAATTCTCCAATATACCCTCAACTGCAAGCCCCTCTGCAACCTTGCACAATAACAATGACGCCAGTCAACAGATTTCAGAACTAGAAGCAGATTCAAGAAAGTAAGCATCATCGTAAATTATAAACCTAGTATAGGATCTGTGGTAATTAATGAAAAAATCAGAACCATAGGCATTTTACCCACCGAAGACTTCCTGGTAGAAGGTGTTCTCGTCTCTAGCAACAATCTCACAAGTAAAAGGTTTTCATATCCAGTTTCCACTACTGGTCGCACCTGACATGAACAACTatataaatatatctttaaAATATCGAAATTGAATCCAGCCATTTGGCAATAGTTTTTGAAAATGTAAACAAAAGTTTCATGAATTTCAACAGTTTGAATATCTGCAATGGAAATCTATGATTTAAGCACCCAATAAAAATAAGCatgtaaaaatattaaaatactgtCCTTCTCAAATTCAGGCATCAAAATCTACAAGACATCTCCGTCGTCCCAATTTGCCTtattttatactccctccggtcactattataagcaaatttgtcttttttggtacattgaaaaagtgatgtatctggtctataatatgGACTAGATAAATCATTTTTCAATGTCTCAAAAAGgtcaaatttgcttataatagtgagtGAAGTGACAACGGATGAGTTTTAAGCAGTCGAGATCCAGGTTTGGTCTCGAGAATCTAATATAATTACTAACTTTTGACTATTAAAAAATGTGTTAGTTAAGGTATATAAACTAATCATAGAGTCAAACTAAATGGTAAGCTAGCTTCTCATAATTTTTCCACTAATTATTAGTATTCTCTTTCTAAtgaaattacaaaaagaaaaccaTAGGTAAACCAAAGCATAGCATAGCATAGCATAGCATAGCACAGTAGTATAAAATCCATAACAGGTGAAACTAAGTAAATGATGAACAAACTATTTACTATATGCATCTGGTCAATTATCCAATCTTCTGTGGTTGAATCCACCCCATCAAACAAACTAGGCCATCTCACTTTAGCAGCCTGCAAATTTATCAAACTAAATCATGAGCTGAATTCAGTACATTCCATGAATTgcaagaataaaataaataagaaaggattgaaaatttagaacattaattataaaaaatacaaaaccaaaaaattgatttaattttttatggtcAAAATTGTTGTTTTAGTATAAATCTTATCTAGAGAGAGATATAATTAACCTTGAGAGCAGAGAGAGAGCTTTCTCCGCAGCTATCACAGATGACTCCATCGAAGTCCAAAGCGTAAAGCTCACCCATTTCACTTTCCTCCGTTTACAGCCAAACTGCAAATTGTGAATTTCAGTGGCATCCAAACAGTCCCTTATTTCCTTTTCTCTGGGAAATCAGCCACGTGTCTGTGTGtagatatttttaatcataaattaataatcataaaaaaaataaaaaataaaaacgataaaaaaaaagttttaaaaaaaggcaaatgctaaatagtgccccgggcactctttaagctCTTCAATAGTaagctttttatagaatttttatcggaatgcgtaaagtcaacacattgaaaattgtagtgtttaactttttgaataaaaagttcctttaaatggaatgcttaaagagtgccacgggggcactcgttagcaagacccttaaaaAATACTACTATTCAAAAAGATCAAGGGGTTTATTGGATTGGGAAATCATTCCATTCTATTTATCAATCCAAACAACCATTCTATTCTATGAACTTGTTTGacgcaactttttttttagtgCTTATGCAAAcggtttatgcaatttttatatattattataagtttttcaaggtaatttatgataaaatagcttataaaaaaactctaaaaaaaactgGGTCAAACGGACATACTTCCTCTCATCCTATTTATCAATCTAAACAAAGCCCATAGAGGAAAATACTTGTATAGCACAAATACAAATAAGTGGTGTTAGACACACTCACatgaagtaaaaaaaatcaagataaaGTAATGTGGGCTTtggctaacatgcacaagtgcaccatatgtgcatggtgcacaaatgaacgattttattataacgaaaacgaattttacaaaatataccgttggattaaaaatttatattatatagatcatgcataaaaaaaattaaaaaaattaaaaatcatttgatatgttattgagacacataaaaattaacggtatttaataaaaattaataaaccgttaattttatagggtctcaataacatatcaaatgattttcaatttttttaaaaataattatggatgatccgcatgatataaactttcaagccaacggtgaattttgtaaaattcgtattcgttataatgaaaTCGCTCACTTGTGTATATGGTTTACTTGTGCACGTTAGAACTTGTCATTAAAGTAATATAAACTGATgtgacaaatttaatttttttttttttaatttgtgtcaGTTTGCCTAAAATTTATGTCTAATTAATTGTAATTAGGTAAGACTTTCACGCGGATAGAATAttcacattaattttttttaatgaaaaaaaaaaaaaaaaaactcctatGCATAGTCATTACTCATTGATGCCTATCTATCTTTTATCAAGTTTGAAAGTAGTGGCGTAATTGGTTGATGACACATTCAGTGGGCGTGACAGTGAGTTACTAGATCCCAAGTCTATTACACCACGCTAACTTACTTACCCCAATAACCGGTAACCCTCCACTTTTATCACCTGCTATACCCGGTCACTCATTCATCATCCATATCATATCATAAAACACGACGACACAGTCAGTTTTCATTTTCAACCTCATCGACATAACATTGCTTCTAAATTCCACTCTCTCTTCGCTCGCAGATCGTGTCGCCTTCACCTTTGGTTAGTTTGTTACTTTCattcttttctttcattttaacaattattattactatatcTGTTCAATTTTCAGCGAAATATTCATGGATGATTCTCGAACCTGCTCTGTTTTGTTCTGTTCGATCATCATGTAAAACTTccgagtgttttttttttttttttttgtgttattggATCTTTGTTTGAGTGAAACAATTATTTGATTTCAATTGGATGATTCTGTTTTCTGTTGTCTgttttatgtgtgtgtgtgtgtaaattagttgtgtttgtgttgttattTTAGTTCAGTGGATTGATGAAGTTTACGATTAGGTTTTGGAGTGATTGGACAACATTGATGTGGAATTTATGATTCCAGAGGAATTTTGTTTATTGATGAGTATGACTGAAAGAAAGAGTACatcatttcacttttttttaaaaaaaaaaattgaatatgagGGGAATTAAAATTTAGAGGTGAATTTAACGAGATGGATTTAAGTATGTAACTGTTTGCAGGAAATTTTTGTGGATTTTAGTTTTCGTGGTAAGAGTTTAACTGTGTAATCTCACGGACGGAGTTCAAATTCTCTCCGATAGT
This genomic interval from Trifolium pratense cultivar HEN17-A07 linkage group LG6, ARS_RC_1.1, whole genome shotgun sequence contains the following:
- the LOC123891565 gene encoding uncharacterized protein LOC123891565 isoform X1; protein product: MGHLYALDFDGVLCDTCGETAISALKAAKLRWPALFDSVDSATEDWIVEQMIAVRPVVETGYETLLLVRLLLETRVPSIRKSSVAEGLTVEGILENWFQLKPIVMEEWKENRDDLIELFGKVRDDWLEKDFTGWIQANRLYPGVTDALRFASSRVYIVTTKQGRFADALLKELAGITIPPERLYGLGTGPKVEVLKKLQKMPEHQGLTLHFVEDRLATLKNVIKEPELDNWNLYLVNWGFNTQKERDEAAANPRIQLLELSDFSNKLK
- the LOC123891565 gene encoding uncharacterized protein LOC123891565 isoform X2, whose protein sequence is MGHLYALDFDGVLCDTCGETAISALKAAKLRWPALFDSVDSATEDWIVEQMIAVRPVVETGYETLLLVRLLLETRVPSIRKSSVAEGLTVEGILENWFQLKPIVMEEWKENRDDLIELFGKVRDDWLEKDFTGWIQANRLYPGVTDALRFASSRVYIVTTKQGRFADALLKELAGITIPPERLYGLGTGPKVEVLKKLQKMPEHQGLTLHFVEDRLATLKNVIKEPELDNWNLYLVSMLCGTCAFKSCIIITIKLDCLN
- the LOC123892449 gene encoding uncharacterized protein LOC123892449 is translated as MGELYALDFDGVICDSCGESSLSALKAAKVRWPSLFDGVDSTTEDWIIDQMHIVRPVVETGYENLLLVRLLLETRTPSTRKSSVAEGLAVEGILENWSKLKPIIIEEWGENRDALIDLFGKVRDEWLEQDFAAWIGANRIYPGVSDALKFASSRVYIVTTKQSRFADALLRELAGVTIPPERIYGLGTGPKVEILKQLQKRPEHQGLTLHFVEDRLATLKNVIKEPELDKWNLYLGNWGYNTAQEKEEAAAISRIRVLELSDFSKKLR